The following proteins are encoded in a genomic region of Brachypodium distachyon strain Bd21 chromosome 1, Brachypodium_distachyon_v3.0, whole genome shotgun sequence:
- the LOC100833122 gene encoding E3 ubiquitin protein ligase DRIP1, which produces MGSRRGEICVRKGLLAGPLTCPLCRGLLRDAHAFTECVHTFCRECIMKKIDDEEIESCPVCNIYLGIAPEEKLRPDNNIQALRKRLFPLKRAEFDASNFPTVTSPLKGKQRSLSSLVVETPKVAAQPVLTGKRTKATRTTFRATSSLSNNGTVKLLITEGHDHETGKISASKSTKMTTSAIKKQIKSDIVASSQPCPQDRKNSKTMDMEELCKPLSSFLEASGTKSLRSNLKSHAAAAKEDKIKSTNGKVTITETRVREASREKSLKLGPKSHAAATKEDKIKSTKSEQVANTGTSVGSHSNKLTLRKEKNGDSDNLWKSPEGDYGQVLLGSTSTVYLHDGITTPVWFSLVTSPHQSEKLLPQIPNAYLRIKDGTLQVFSVQRYIMQKLELASDDEVEILCHGMPICPLMMLKDLLELWLSRQPQHEVQVPVGAPAKQFVMVLGYRRRS; this is translated from the exons ATGGGGTCCCGGCGTGGGGAGATTTGCGTGAGGAAGGGGTTGCTTGCCGGTCCCTTGACGTGCCCGCTCTGCCGGGGCCTCCTGCGGGACGCCCACGCCTTCACGGAGTGCGTCCATACAT TTTGTCGAGAGTGTATTATGAAGAAAATAGATGATGAGGAGATCGAATCCTGCCCAGTATGCAACATTTATCTTGGTATTGCTCCTGAAGAGAAACTCAG GCCTGACAACAATATTCAAGCTCTCAGGAAAAGGTTGTTTCCGCTTAAGAGGGCAGAATTTGATGCTTCTAACTTTCCAACAGTTACATCGCCATTAAAGGGAAAACAGAGGTCTCTTTCTTCCTTGGTAGTTGAAACCCCAAAGGTTGCTGCACAACCTGTTTTGACAGGAAAGAGAACCAAAGCTACAAGGACAACTTTTCGTGCAACTTCTTCTCTCAGTAACAATGGAACCGTGAAATTACTGATTACTGAAGGACACGATCATGAGACGGGGAAAATCTCAGCATCAAAATCTACCAAGATGACAACAAGTGCGATTAAAAAGCAG ATTAAATCAGATATAGTAGCCTCAAGTCAGCCTTGTCCTCAGGATAGAAAGAACAGCAAGACAATGGACATGGAAGAGCTCTGTAAACCCTTGAGCAGTTTCCTTGAGGCAAGTGGGACAAAATCGCTCAGATCAAATCTCAAAAGCcatgctgccgccgccaaggagGACAAAATAAAGAGCACTAATGGTAAAGTGACTATTACTGAAACAAGGGTGCGTGAGGCAAGCAGGGAGAAATCGCTTAAATTAGGTCCTAAAAGCCATGCTGCTGCCACCAAGGAGGACAAAATAAAGAGCACAAAGAGTGAACAAGTGGCTAACACTGGAACAAGTGTGGGGTCACATTCAAATAAGTTAACACTTCGAAAGGAAAAGAATGGCGATTCAGATAACTTGTGGAAAAGCCCAGAAGGAGATTATGGGCAGGTCCTGCTTGGTTCTACAAGCACTGTTTATTTACATGATGGAATAACTACCCCAGTGTGGTTTTCATTAGTCACTTCGCCGCACCA GTCAGAGAAGCTGCTGCCTCAGATACCAAATGCTTACTTGAGAATTAA AGATGGAACCTTGCAGGTTTTCTCAGTCCAGAGGTACATTATGCAAAAACTTGAGCTAGCAAGTGATGATGAG GTGGAGATATTATGCCATGGCATGCCAATTTGCCCCTTGATGATGCTGAAGGACCTACTGGAGCTGTGGCTGAGCCGCCAGCCGCAGCATGAGGTCCAGGTTCCGGTGGGCGCTCCGGCCAAGCAGTTCGTCATGGTGTTGGGCTACCGCCGGCGAAGTTAG
- the LOC100831290 gene encoding PRA1 family protein B6: MRSSGAAASAPPAAMYGSHGAPPASSGGYSKIPNYPTPPSAYPNPNLSPSPPVWGRPPGTEPAPAPIQDPTAPPNSLAKAAELVTRFREQGQALIAARRPWGEVFRSPAFSKPPNVGEAVSRMRRNTAYFRANYALAVLSVVAASLLWHPGTLFVLLALCAAWFFLYFARPAEGGQPLRIFGTEFDDGTVLAVLSGVTVIAMLFTDVGWNVVGSAMIGVALVGAHAALRSTDDLFLTEQEAAGNGLMAAGLSAAGPILPTYVRIG, translated from the coding sequence ATGCGGAGctctggcgccgccgcctcggccccTCCAGCCGCCATGTACGGCTCCCACggggcgccgcccgcctcttCCGGCGGCTACTCCAAGATCCCCAACTACCCCACGCCCCCGTCCGCCTACCCCAACCCCAATCTTAGCCCGTCCCCGCCGGTCTGGGGGCGGCCGCCGGGTACTGAGCCGGCCCCGGCCCCGATCCAGGaccccacggcgccgccgaaCTCGCTCGCCAAGGCGGCCGAGCTCGTCACGCGGTTCCGGGAGCAGGGCCAGGCGCTcatcgccgcccgccgcccgtgggGAGAGGTCTTCCGCTCCCCTGCCTTCTCCAAGCCGCCCAACGTCGGGGAGGCCGTCTCCCGGATGCGCCGCAACACGGCCTACTTCCGCGCGAACTACGCGCTCGCCGTGCTCTCCGTCGTCGCTGCGTCGCTGCTCTGGCACCCGGGCACCCTGTTCGTGCTCCTCGCGCTCTGCGCCGCCTGGTTCTTCCTCTACTTCGCGCGCCCCGCCGAGGGCGGCCAGCCGCTCCGGATCTTCGGCACGGAGTTCGACGACGGGACCGTCCTGGCCGTGCTCTCCGGGGTCACCGTCATCGCGATGCTCTTCACCGACGTCGGCTGGAACGTCGTCGGGTCGGCCATGATCGGGGTTGCCCTCGTCGGCGCCCACGCCGCGCTCAGGTCCACCGACGACCTGTTCTTGACCGAGCAGGAGGCAGCCGGCAACGGGCTCATGGCTGCCGGCCTTAGCGCCGCTGGGCCCATATTGCCCACATACGTCCGCATTGGTTGA
- the LOC100833437 gene encoding premnaspirodiene oxygenase, giving the protein MDELFVQLLLLSAVAVALLQLLKRALTKRAGPRAPPGPWKLPVIGNMHQLVNVLPHRALRDLAEAHGPLMMLQLGQTPLVVASSKETARQVLKTHDTNFATRPKLLAGEIVGYEWADILFSPSGDYWRKLRQLCAAEILSPKRVLSFRHIREDEVRMRVEEIRLAGPSAEVNLSAMFHGLTNSIVSRAAFGKKRANAAEFMSAIKAGVGLSSGFNIPDLFPTWTTLLATVTGMRRSLQGIHTTVDAILQEIIDERNGIRGEKIRTGDAENNVDENLVDVLIGLQEKGGFGFHLDNSKIKAIILDMFAGGTGTSASAMEWGMSELMRNPAVMKKLQGQIREAFMGKPVVTEADLQASNLRYLKLVIKEALRLHPPAPLLVPRESIEACELQGYAIPAKARVIVNAWAIGQDPKYWEAPEQFWPERFEDGAVDFTGGSYEFLPFGSGRRMCPGFNYGLASMELALVALLYHFDWALPESVAEVDMEEAPGLGVRRRSPLMLRATPFVPTA; this is encoded by the exons ATGGACGAGCTGTTTGTTCAGTTGCTGTTGCTCtcggccgtggccgtggcgctgctgcagctgctgaaGCGGGCCCTGACGAAGCGGGCCGGGCCGAGGGCGCCCCCGGGCCCGTGGAAGCTGCCGGTGATCGGCAACATGCACCAGCTGGTGAACGTGCTGCCTCACCGCGCGCTGCGGGACCTGGCCGAGGCGCACGGCCCGCTGATGATGCTGCAGCTGGGCCAGACGCCGCTGGTCGTGGCGTCGTCCAAGGAGACGGCGCGGCAGGTGCTCAAGACCCACGACACCAACTTCGCCACGCGGCCCAAGCTGCTCGCGGGCGAGATCGTGGGCTACGAGTGGGCCGACATCCTCTTCTCCCCCTCCGGCGACTACTGGCGCAAGCTCCGCCAGCTCTGCGCCGCCGAGATCCTCAGCCCCAAGCGCGTGCTCTCCTTCCGCCACATCAGGGAGGACGAG GTAAGGATGCGTGTGGAGGAGATCCGCCTGGCGGGGCCATCGGCGGAGGTGAACCTGAGCGCGATGTTCCACGGGCTGACCAACAGCATCGTGTCGCGGGCAGCGTTCGGTAAGAAGCGGGCGAACGCGGCGGAGTTCATGTCCGCCATCAAGGCCGGCGTGGGCCTCTCGAGCGGCTTCAACATCCCGGACCTCTTCCCGACGTGGACGACCCTGCTGGCCACCGTCACCGGCATGCGGCGCAGCCTCCAGGGCATCCACACCACGGTCGACGCCATCCTCCAGGAGATCATCGACGAGCGCAACGGAATCCGTGGGGAGAAGATCAGGACCGGCGATGCCGAGAACAACGTCGACGAGAACCTCGTGGACGTGCTCATCGGCCTGCAGGAGAAAGGCGGCTTCGGGTTCCACCTCGACAACAGCAAGATCAAGGCCATCATTTTG GACATGTTCGCGGGCGGGACGGGGACGTCGGCGTCGGCCATGGAGTGGGGGATGTCGGAGCTGATGCGGAACCCGGCGGTGATGAAGAAGCTCCAGGGACAAATCCGCGAGGCGTTCATGGGGAAACCCGTGGTGACAGAAGCGGACTTACAGGCGAGCAACCTCCGGTACCTGAAGCTGGTGATCAAGGAGGCACTGCGgctgcacccgccggcgccgctgctggtgccCCGTGAGAGCATCGAGGCGTGCGAGCTCCAAGGGTACGCGATCCCGGCCAAGGCGCGGGTCATCGTCAACGCCTGGGCCATCGGGCAGGACCCTAAGTACTGGGAGGCGCCCGAGCAGTTCTGGCCGGAGCGGTTCGAGGACGGTGCCGTGGACTTCACCGGGGGAAGCTACGAGTTTCTCCCCTTTGGGTCGGGAAGGAGGATGTGCCCCGGGTTTAACTATGGGCTGGCTAGCATGGAGctcgccctcgtcgccttgCTCTACCACTTCGACTGGGCGCTCCCGGAGAGTGTCGCCGAGGTGGACATGGAGGAGGCGCCCGGGCTCGgcgtgcgccgccgctcgccgctcATGCTCCGTGCCACGCCCTTCGTGCCGACGGCTTGA
- the LOC100836202 gene encoding protein WRKY1 produces MEGASPPPLPSCFLSARGGGGGGGGSARSREMEGVEESNREAVQSCHKVLGLLSNPHGQLVPYKDLMEATGDAVSKFGSLASKITNGGGGGLHGHARFRKKIKKPMPMFDSNLFLESPVVAAAEAAAKTSNLSPNTSLQLFPRYQQMEGSSSKDPVRIPAQFPQRLLLENPVVHSNGLASGRPLQLVQPVSVAPPAGTPTPALPAAHLHFIQQQQSYQRFQLMHQMNLQSEMMKRGGLGDRGGSTSGGKGVNLKFDSSNGTASSSRSFLSSLSMDGSIASLDGSRSSRPFQLVSGSQTSSTPELSNMQRRRCAGKEDGSGRCVTGSRCHCAKKRKLRIRRSIKVPAISDKVADIPGDEFSWRKYGQKPIKGSPHPRGYYKCSSVRGCPARKHVERCVDDPAMLIVTYEGDHNHNRAVPQPA; encoded by the exons TGGAGGGagcctcgccgcctcccctgcCCTCCTGTTTCCTCTCcgcccgaggaggaggaggaggaggtggtggcagCGCCCGGTCTCGCGAG ATGGAGGGTGTGGAGGAATCAAACAGGGAGGCAGTCCAGAGCTGCCACAAGGTGCTTGGCCTCCTCTCCAACCCCCATGGCCAGCTCGTTCCCTACAAGGATCTCATGGAGGCCACAGGAGATGCTGTCTCCAAATTTGGCTCACTAGCCTCCAAGATCACCaatggaggtggaggtggcctCCATGGCCATGCCAGGTTTAgaaagaagatcaagaagccCATGCCTATGTTTGATAGCAACCTCTTTTTGGAGAGCCCTGTAGTGgctgcagcagaagcagcagccaaAACATCGAACCTGAGCCCGAACACTAGTCTCCAGCTGTTTCCGAGGTACCAGCAGATGGAGGGCTCCTCTTCGAAGGATCCTGTCAGGATCCCTGCCCAATTCCCCCAAAGGTTGCTTCTAGAGAACCCTGTGGTTCATTCAAATGGGCTAGCCTCAGGCCGGCCACTACAGCTCGTCCAACCGGTGTCTGTTGCGCCCCCGGCGGGGACGCCAACACCGGCATTGCCAGCGGCACATCTCCATttcatccagcagcagcagagctaCCAGAGGTTTCAGCTCATGCATCAGATGAACTTGCAGAGTGAGATGATGAAGAGGGGTGGCCTTGGTGATCGAGGTGGTAGCACTAGTGGTGGTAAGGGTGtcaatttgaagtttgacAGTTCTAATGGCACAGCATCATCCTCCCGTTCATTCCTGTCATCTCTGAGCATGGATGGGAGTATCGCTAGCCTGGATGGCAGCCGCTCCAGCCGTCCTTTCCAGCTAGTTAGTGGTTCGCAGACGTCAAGCACTCCGGAGTTGAGCAACatgcagaggaggaggtgcgcTGGCAAGGAGGATGGGAGTGGCCGCTGTGTGACTGGGAGCAGGTGTCACTGTGCCAAGAAAAG GAAACTGAGGATAAGGAGGTCTATCAAAGTACCTGCAATCAGTGATAAGGTCGCTGACATCCCGGGTGATGAGTTCTCGTGGAGGAAGTATGGACAGAAGCCAATAAAGGGATCCCCGCATCCTAG GGGTTACTACAAGTGTAGCAGCGTGAGGGGCTGCCCGGCGAGGAAGCATGTTGAGAGGTGCGTCGACGACCCTGCGATGTTGATCGTTACCTATGAAGGCGATCACAACCATAACCGAGCAGTACCCCAGCCAGCCTGA